The DNA sequence CATGGATCTATATTGGAAGTATTAGAAATAGGAGTTCTCTATGAAGCCTTTTTTTAAAAAGGCATAGCATCTAACCTCTAAGACTAATAATCATGTCCATAGAGACCATTCTCTACAGTGTAAGCAATGACTCTAGCAAAAAGCAGCAGACAACAGAGTAAACAATCTAAACCTGAGTAATTAATTTGTTGACCACTAGAATATATGGTATTAGTACTGTTTATAGTTTTAATTGATATAAACAACAGCAAGGGTCCAACATGGCCAGCACATCTTTAACTGGGTGAATAACCTAATGAGCGTCCACATTTTCTTTTTAAAACATTTAGATGTTAAATCAGACAGATGGCAAGTACAACACTTGAAAAGATATGTGGATATGCCTTCCAAATTATTGATGCTAGATTGATTTTTAACAAAGCTATCCGGCCAGATAATAGCACCATGATGAAAATTAAAGGACTCAATCTTAGGAGTCAGCAGCAGTGACACATTATTCATTGGTTTCTTCTTACATTATCCCTCTAAGTCATTATAATTCTATTCAAATGCACAACGAGAGAGAAACCAGGATTACTCTGCTGAAGTATGTCTAGCTTTCTTAACCCATAAGTACCTGCAATGATTAAATCCCCATTATGCCTTTGTTATACAGCCTCCTAAGCACATTTAATTATTATTGACTCAAGTGCAGTCTTGTCCATGGAGTACGTTTTTTCATCAGTCCATGCCTCCATGGGTGTTCTTCATCAAATTATTCACTGGACTAGTTTTATACTTCAATCGATCTTTAGTACGGTTTTTACCAGCTTCAGATAAGTTTCTTCTTAGAATACTAATTTATTAGACCAAAGCACCAACCTAATGAAAATTTCTTTGACATTTCCACAAATAATTGACTCTCTTGTTGGAAGTATGCTTAATTCTTTCACACAGAAGCAAGTTACCTGCATGACCTTTACCTGATGTTAGTTAGTTCCACAATATCTCTTAAGACTCATATACCTTATTGAACGTAAGGTGAGACAATGAGTCATAAATGTTTGGATGCAatatgaataataaataatagaGTTAAAGAtcaaagaaaaataatgaaaaaagAGAAAGAGGCCAACATCTCTGGGACTACCCAACCCACTGTCATTACTTACGCCAATTAAATAGTGAACAGTTAATTCCTAAACCCAAAAAACACCAAGATATCATTGTGCAGGGAAAATGAAAGCTCATGACCAACTAAACGTGAAATAATTAGTGAACAGAATATTGATCTtgagatttttgagttaaatgggaacaatttttttttttttgataaggacaTTTTGTATTGTATGAGTTAATGGAAACAATAATCAGAGCATTCAGGCGCCTTCAAAATTACCTTTTCCTTGACCTGACTGGCGATGGCGATCGGTGTCTATTTGCATGCACCTTCCTGCAATCCACAAGAAAAAAGATGAGCAATTACATGAGGGTCAATGTATTGCACCGAATagcagaaaataaaaaataaaaaaatatataaaaacctTCTAGAATCATCTAAAGATTCATCACTGGAATCATTGGCATGGCTAACAGAGTTGTCCTTGCTCTCTTTACCCCTGCTATCAATAGAAGATGAACGATGTCTCTTATGTCTGCTGGAGACCCTTTCCTCTTTATGTCTGGATTTTTCTCTTTTCTCATCCTTTGTTCTCTCTCTTTTTCTTCCATTATCTGTAGCAACACCAGCTCTGCTGTATCTTTCTGTCTCCTTTCTTTCTTCCTTGACATTAGAAGGAGAGGGCCTTTTCCTTGAGTCAGATTCCTTGGCTTTTTCCCCTGACTTACGACTTTTCTCTTTCACTCTATCTTTTGAACCATCTAGATCGTCCACCTTTTCCTTTCTAACATGTCCTTCCTCATGGTTCCTACGGTTTCCTTCTTTCTCAGTTTTCCTGTCCTTCGAGCTTGTAATGTCAATACCATTATCATTTGTGCCAGAACCCTTTCTAACTTCACGTTTACCACTTTTATCTGACTTATCTCTTTTGTCTTCACTTCTGTAATTATCTACCTTAGTCCTTTTGAGATCAAGAGTCTCGGATGGATTTTCAGTTTTCACATCCTTCTCACCCAGCATCTTATCCTCCGGAACTCTTGATTCAGTCTTAAAGGAGCCTCCAGCATCTTCATGGGCAGAATATCTAGTTGTCCTGTCATCAGTCAACTTAGAGCTGACAGCAACATTCCTAACAGTTCCAACATTAGGACTCATTTCACGAGGATTTTTCTCCAGGTTTACAGGAGATCTATCATGCTTCTCAGATTCTTCATGAGATCGTCCATTGGCATGCTCTTTGGGCTTTTGCTTATCAGAACTCTGGATTTCATTGTCATCCTCATCATCTGATGCATAACTAGCAAGGCCTAATAGATCCCCAGGAGAACTGGAAGTAGATTTCTCACTGGCATCAACTGAATGAGCATCTTTAAGTTTGGGTGGTATCAGAACCTTGGCAGAGGCCTTGGGAGTTGTAACAGGTTGAACAGATGCTGATACCTTCTGGCTGGAAGCACCAGCTTGTTGCTCAACTTAAAGACAAAGAAGACCAACTTAGTCCCAACAAAAATGACCTGGGAGCAAAGACATGGAAAAAGAAGAAATTTAAAGAGGGAAGGATTTGAAAAATGCAAGACACCAACCATCAACAGTGAGATCCTCTTCGCTAAGAACTCTTGTTGCAATTTCATCAAATAGTTCATCAGTAACCTGTAAAAACAGCATCCAGTTAATGCATCTGCAAAAATGAAGTAAAGAAATTGATCACACACTAATCATAAGTAACCTTTAAAAGAACTTCAGTTAAGACGCGCTTTATTTCCTGATTCATTGCTGCAGTTCGTGCTGCTTCTACCTCAACCTGCATGGACAAATAAAAGTTCAGATAAGCCCACACTTTTTATGATGTGTCTAAGGTTAGTCAAAGAAGAAACTACCCAACAAAAAAAATTAtctcaagaaaaaaaaaaaggaacaggAAAGCTTCAAAACTATGAATTCCTTAAAACAGTATAATCCAGCAGAAGGGTATATTACGCCAAGTGAACAGACTTCTTACACAACAAATTCAACAAAAAGTAACATATTCAGTCGAATGAGTAATCAAGATAAAATAGTTGACCTCATCATCATCCTCTTCTTCAGTTGACCTTGAAGAATCGATGCTCTTGCTATCAGCCTGGTCACTTTTCCGATAAGATTTATCAACACCTTCATCTTCAATAGATTGAGAATCCTCCTTTTGAACGTCTGGAGCTGAAGTTGTGATGACAGCTTTCTTCTTAATTATTTCCTCTCTAAGCCAGTTTGGCACAGCAGCCTAAAAAATGTCAGACATACAGATGAATCATGACTCTGTAGTTTACAAAATGAATGCCCATCGAACAAGTATACAAACCTTCTTAGGTCGATCAGAAATCCCATATGCATCAGCTGGAAAAGCTGCTGGAGGATGCAGGGCAGCCCCTGCACCTACACTAAAGTGTGCACCAACCGATGGGACAGTTGGGTTGAAGCTTGAACTCTGTACTCTTCCAAAGAATGGTCCAGTGTGTTCAGTAACTGGAGAAGCTCCAATGACAGTAGGATCAACCTGCGGTATAAAGTGACAATAAGGAAGCTCTATTATGGCATCTAGATCATTGGATTTAAGTTAACcttggaatttaaaataaaacctGAGACCCCATTGGAGGTAATGGAGGAAGAGGAGAATACGCGGCACCAGGAGCAGCAGAAGAAGGCCATGCATAATTGGAAGGCATTGCTGAAACAGGATCTGCAACCCCCACAGTGCCTCCTGAATCAGCACGAACAAAATAGGGCTGGGAATGGTCATGATTAAAATGAGGTGCAAAGTCCAAAGGCTGATCACTAAGATCAGGACCCATCACATAACGATGCTCTTCCGTCACTGCAGGTTTATTGGGTGCTGTTGGCATTGGTTGTGCATGATGCTGCTGAGTAGAGTTGCCAAAAGGTGAAGAACCATAGAACGGCTCATTTTGATTCCCAGCCTCTTCTTTACCTGACATTAGAACGAGCATTCAGAAACTGAAGACATGGAAATCAACAGAACATTTTACTCTACCATCAGATTTGCAACCACAAAGACTTCATAACAATAAAGTTTCCTGAACTTTAAGAAATGTAGGATTCTCAATTCGATGATATGTTAATACATGACAAACCAATTGCTACAAGAACCGGCCTGCTTATTCCTATTAAATTTGTGGTTCCATCGGGCAAGAGGTGTCCAGCAGTTTTAAGCCAGTGAAAGAGAAGTCTCACCCTGTTGTAAGGTTTTATATCTCATGCATAAACTACACATTGTTAGTAGATAATAACGTATACTTTTTAACGGAACCGTAACCTTTCCCCTAATTATTATTTAAACTTATGTTACAAAAATAAATGGCTTTCCCTTGCACATTTGTTCGGACAAATGCAACGCTCTGTAGACACACGCCCACAAACATCAAATGTGTTGAAGGTAAAACTATCCTATATAGGGAAAGAACCCTTCAAAAAGAACCTCTCTGTCAGCAGCATCAAACTTATGCTGCTTGAGACCCTGGCCCTCAATTTTGGCCTTCGCTCTACCCAAAAACTTTATGGATACAAGACTGACTTCTCTTACAAAGCCTACCGAGACATGAAGGCAGAACAAAACAAATAGTTTGAAGAAGAGAAGAAAGATAAATGAAAATTTTCAATTACAATTTTTTTACAATGTTTGAAATACTTGGTCTTTTTGGTGTAAGAAACAGCATTTTATTGGTATAGGTACCAACACAGTGATAACCTGCAAAAAAGATGAgtgcaaatgaactaaaaatttGAAACTGTAGAACTCTCTAAGCAACTGTATCTTCAAGTTGAGCTGATGTTTTCTATTCTTGCAAACAGTTACTTTGCCGTACTAATTTGCATTTTTCAAGCGTCCCATGATATTTGTACTCCTTCATAAGTGATATTTCGTACAGCTTTCACTTCCTTTAGACTGTGTCAGTAATTTATTCTTAGATGATGCTAATGCACTACATGAGAATTAAATCTTCCTCGTTCGCCACAATCAAATAAATTGAATCCTCTCCTCCATCAATTTAATTTCAATAGAGAAAATACAGAAGAGGAAATAATCATTGGACAGACCAAGTTTCCGCCAATCCCAAGTAGGATTTAAATAGGTCGTTACATTATTAGCAAGAACTGCAGAAAAATCAACAGAGGGGCACGCATAAGGAATGTGCAATCAAGCAGTTCTCATTGACAAGTAGAAGCAGTTCATATAAATCCTTTCTACCTACTCTAGCTGAATAGAACAAGgagattgcctaaaagtttataTATAGCGTGATTAACATCAACTCAAGTGGACCTCAAATAGTATCTAATTTTCAACTGTTCCTCTTTTTGTAATCTTTGGGAAACAACTTATCCAAAACAGGAGTATTCCTGAAAAAAAAAACATCAAGTTAGCAGGATGGAGAAAGGAAAGAATATGCTGGCATGATGGAGCCAATATTCCATGAAATCAAGATACAGTAGCATCAATTGTCTTAAGTGAATACCCTCGCGCTGAAGCCTTAAATAAGAACAGGAACCATCGCACCATGAAATTTTAGTGAAAGGATTATAGATATCCTCATGAAACTACTGAACTTATGCCTCAGGCTCAAGGAAACACAACTTCCCAAAGAGTAATTAGAAGCCACATAAAGCAGAAAAAATTATCTAAAAGCCCCTGTACAGAATCAATTCCAAAAGCACAGTAACTTCAGATGCAAAATTACATATTAACTAAATTTTTTACCTGCAATAGAAGAATAACTAGAAGGTACCTCCTGCTGATGGACTAATGGACTTATGGATGAGTTTCCTTGCTTAGGGAATGAAGCAACTGAATCTCCAGTGAAACTTCCATCTCTAGCAGTGTAAGGTAAACGCATGTCAGGAACATAAGTAGGTTGCCCAGAGGTGAAGAAGGCAGGCTCCTGTGAATGGCCAAACGACGCCCTCTGAGGAGGTGCCACAGGATTCATAGAGTGTTGATTACTTGCTGGCAGAACTGGTGGTTGTTGAATGTCTTGGAAATGTTGATCAGCAGATTGAGTGTATTGCCCATAGTAATGACTCTGCTCTTCCGGCCTGCTATCATGTGTAAACTGCGAGTGCTGGTGCTGATAGTCAGTAGCAGCGTTGGCAGCTGCCCATGCTCGGGCCTTTGCAGCCCAATCTTCATTGCTAGATGCTACTAGTTAATAGTAGATGTAATCTTTAGGGCACAGAAGTACCAGAGGGGGAACAGGAAAAGGCCATGCAAAATTTCTCTACTTTCATTTACCAAGGGCAGGAAGGAGTCCTCAATGATGggtaaaaatagaaggaaatataCAAGTGCACATCACAATAGAAACTAAATACTGTTTCCACAAAGTTCGCATATGGCCCGTGCTAAAGAGAAATaaaagcaaaaaaataaaaaataataaataaataaataaagggcAGGGGGGGACAATCCCAGGGTTTTTTTTTATCAGTGATAATCCCAGAGTTCTAATTGGATAGAGCAACCCATTAAATTCTACAAAAACCTCTTCTCGTACGATGAACGGAGTTTTCATATTTGAGCTTCTAACCTAATGACTTTTTAAAAGTAAGTTTTTGAACCCCTAAGACCTAATGACCTTGTTAAGAGATTAATATTTTCTTTAGCAAACCTCCTCAACAACAGCTTAGATTTTATCTTTTCGACTCAAGCAGAAGAGAGCATCGATTGGTCCCACATGACATGAATGACACACAGAACTATATAGAACTTGGAATATACCAAAATTGTGACACCGTTTCTAAACATTTGAATTCTAACAAATAAATCCAATTATTTTTTAAAGCATGTCTGTGTTCCCACAAAAAGAACAACAAGCAGAAGCACTAGAAGAGTTAAACATCATGAATAAATTTAAAGGAAGTGGCCTCTACTCTGAGACCTAATGACCTTGTTAAGAGATTAATATTTTCTTTAGCAAACCTCCTCAACAACAGCTTAGATTTTATCTTTTCGACTCAAGCAGAAGAGAGCATCGATTGGTCCCACATGACATGAATGACACATAGAACTATATAGAACTTGGAATATACCAAAATTGTGACACCTTTTCTAAACATTTGAATTCTAACAAATAAATCCAATTATTTTTTAAAGCATGTCTGTGTTCCCACAAAAAGAACAACAAGCAGAAGCACTAGAAGAGTTAAACATCATGAATAAATTTAAAGGAAGTGGCCTCTACTCTGAGAAATAGTGTCTAAGAAAGAAGAAACAGCTATCACTCGATTCCAAACAATTTTCAACCATAAATGGATTCCAGGAAACTAGATCCCAAAGCATAATAAATTACTAAACAAGCATAGACTCCAATTATTACTATATTTCCAAACCTGAGTTTTCCCAACTTTGCTGTTGACCCCAGTTCATATTGCCCCGGTCCTGCAAGCAAGTGTGAATCTTTAATTGGAAAAAGTCAAGCATATCAAAAAAAATCCATTAGCAGAAAAGAAACCATGTAACCacgacaacaacaataacaactactaCACCTCAATTCCAAACTTTTGGAgttggctatatgaatcctcaataTCCAGTTTGCTCCATTCGGACTCATTATACTATGTCCAATATGGATTATCTACATTTTCTACTGACGCACAAATCTCTAACCAAAATAAAAAGAATCCTGAAAAATTAATATCGCCTATATGAATCTTCAGACCTGACTATCCACATGATTAAACATTTACCTCAACTAGTTAGCATCATCCATATGGATCATTTACTCCTAGTGTGTTATGTTCTTTGCTGAAGCTAGAGATTAATAGGTCTTGTATGACAACTTAGTTTCACATGATTTAGGTTACCTCATCCCTTTTTCATACCTTCAATCATCATAGCCTATGACACTATGGATCAAATGTAGTTTTGAAAATCAACCTGAAACATGCTCAAACTATATCAAAGAACCTCTCATTTTATCCTCTATATGTGTTATTTGTACATTATGTCAAatctaattatttttattttgtctaATATTGTATAATTGCGCATCTATCTTAACATTTGCATTTCTAATACACTTAATCTTGAGAATCTATCGAGTCTTATAGGCTGATACGAGCTCCCATATAACATTACTGGTTTCACAACCGTTGTAAATCCCACAAATCAAAGGGGAAAAAAAGTCGCACGGATTAAGTAAACCAAATAAGTTTTGCATTTGACATACATTGTAACTCATTTTAGACTAATAGATAACTAGAATAGAACAATACGCAAGCCTCGTCATAATCCATAATGAACATAGTTCCTAGTCTAGCTTCAGTAACTGCATAACCAATGAACTTATCCCTCATTTTAGTGTTCTTACTATACAAACATATTCAAAATGCACCATTTTCCGACTAGTATTATAAGCAGACTTTAAGTTTTATGCCCCGTATATTTTTGCAGAATGCCAGCTGCATTAATTACCTGATTTCCATGAGGAAAGGATTGAGGCCTTGGGGGGAGAGGAGGTGGATACTGGGCCTGGGCCTGTTGTTGAATATGATAAGGCCCGTGAGAAGGTCCAGGAaatggaggaggaggaggaggagggggTGGACCCCACTGCTGTGGCTGAGAAGACGGGGGAGAATGCTGAGGTGGGGGTGGGTGGTATTGGAATTGGTTCGAGTACCATGAACCAGGTGGTGGGACCGGCGGccgttgttgatgatggtggggaTCCACCATGGACGGCGGCGGCGGTAACGGTGGTTGTTGTTGTGGTGGCCTACTACTATACGGATGCGGTTGTTGGAAGTCCATGCTTTTTTTTAGGGTTTTGAGAGagttaggtttagggtttaagacGCCCAATTATTGTTCCGGTGGCCGGTGGAAAAGtgaatagagagagagagaaaatggAGTAGAAGTATTTGGTGGAGAAGCAGGTAGGATTTAGGAAGGGTGGTTTTAGGTTGAAGAACAAGATGGGAAGGGCAGACTGTTGATGCAAATTTGCAGGAGGAGACTGTAGCTagttttttttttcgtttttttcgGTACAAATATATATATCCAGTCAAATTATTTAGTTAATTGAAGATAAATTTGTGTATAGTATGCATTACTTGTTAGTTTAGTAAAATATAGTAGTAATTAATTCACAACTAAAAATTAAACTACACTAGAGTTCAAAAATAGCTACAATATTAGTGTAAAATataaatctatatctatatatatagttaCATAATTTCTATTTATCTTTTACCTCAGTTTTTTTGCCTTTTGCCCCCTCATTAATTCCATACTAATTGCATCTGTTcaaattattaaattaaaatcCCAAAAGTCACTATTACACAAAGTTGCGTTACTCTGTATTAGAATCCCAAAAGGAAACGGACGTTACTCATTTCAATCCCTTTAAACTTCCTTCGTCCAGTCGCGCCTCTTAACTCAAATTTCATCCAAGATCTCCTGACTAGGGCGAAGCTATGTTGCCCAAGGGTTGTCAATTCATcacccttcgccgaaaaattatactacATATAAGGTAAAACATTActtattattgattaaaaatagacttcGAACACCATTGCATTGTCCACCGTCAAAGATTgttcaaaatttgaacacccttattGAATTTTTTGGATTCGCCACTGCTCCGCTCCTGATCATCAACACGAGTAAACCAGGATATATATGAGTTTGTAACTTCCTTCGAGTAAAGCACCCTGAATTCTACACGAATGAAACTATTCACATGTAGTAATTAGCACCCATACAGATTGTGAACCTAAAGCTTTGACCTTTTCTGCCATGAAAGGTGAACATCTACGTaatcaaattatttttttaattcgtTTATTGCTTAGATAGTTTCGATTGGCCAGCCAAGTAACTATTTGCAAGTCtactatcattattatattgttaaggAAAAATCCAAAAAGGTGTGATTctcttttttaaatttattttcctGCTCTGTTTTTCATATGTAACTTTTccttgtatatttttttttttcatgtgtCTTGCCTCGAACTAGACCGGTTAATCGGGCCGGGACAGTTCAATCACAGCCCTGTTCGACCCGGTTCAACCAGGGTCAGTCCGGTAGGATAGGGGTTAGGGACGGGTTAGGGAGGATTGGGTGGGAAGCCGGGCGGGAACGTACACATTTTGGTAACCGGTGCTCCGGAACCCGTTAGCCCGGTTACCCGTTACCGAATTTTTACGGTCCAACCCGGTTATCgttgtaaattttttttttatataatttctagaccgttgccaacggtcaaattcaaaaatgaaTGTTGGGCAATGGTCATTTTTTGCAAAATTGGCTATTTCGGCctaccccttaagaaaatagcccctCCCCCTAGTAATTGATAAATTACAATTTTAAcattttaaaaactataaatagccccccttcttctttatttttttctcacaatttgctctcctactactctaattctctctcaattctctcttgataatattgATTATTgctcttaaattctcaattacttattatttcaagtttcatcaaatatttactttagtcactataaaattataattatcaaatatcaagtattcaagtgaagtgttgTATCAATATTCAAtaccatcaaatatcaagtatcatTCTATCAACTGAagtttgatatcaaatttagtgtgGTATCCGGAATCTCGGTACACTCGatccatctctttctcttctttggtgtatatttttattttattatttagaattattaatttaatttcttaatttaatttacataatggatatatttagaaCAGCCAAAAAAATGTGTATTAGTAGGGGTGGTAGTAGTAAGAGTGAAACTTCTAAAAAATCAAGAGGTAGTGGtggttcttctagtagctttacacatatttctgaaagttcacctgaaaatttaaatgtagattatgaacgacttcaagaaaattatggtatagatgataatttagatgatattcaatcacctgataatcttgaaacaccaccaTCTATAcctggtaatgctagtcaaactcaaaatactagGAGTGGAGGTCGTGGTAATACAGGTAGGCCTCTCATCCCTATTAAGAGgaatcgaagattaagaagtaagGAAAGATGTGTACAatatggactaaaaccaagactcatgcctgaagaaatagttactaggtggaattatacttatttattcttaagatGTTGTCATAAATATAGAATGACTATAACTAAAGTTGttaattctcattgtaccgatcctaaCTGTCtgttaacatctagaacttgggatgtcattgaagatgttgtaaaagttttacaaaaattttatatcgctacacttgagttttctggagcttattatcctaatattgcaaatggtttagttcatattgctaaaatttctcttttactccataatttgaagaagaacgaaggatatacttctgttgttgaatctatgctagataaatttaaaaaatatttctacccatggctcgagacgtgctaaatgtgccgatttcaacagtcgcatcagagagtgcatttagCCAAGtaaggcagcaactaggagatacccgcCATTCATTGGGCAGCAATGCTTtgaaaattctagtgtgcttcagagattggataagattagaacgacgaaatcaagggcgtgaagaggtagatgaagcggaggaccaaaAAATTGAAGATACAATAGTTTATGGTTCCGATTCAAGCAATGCAGGAAATCAAGAACCTCgcgttgacatggatgaacttacaaaaatgatgcaaagcatgtgatatactctttattttatataattattgtaaacttttaatttgcaagttcaaaaattaaaaaattaaattagaacatgcaaattaatttgaagtattatttattattcaataaaaatataaaacGAAAGCATTCAgagtttgatccttacatattgcctattggtcttattaaacaattttttgtagccacttactttcaaatttcaattttaaaattttaaattttaaatttaaaactttaaactttaaactttaaagtttaattctaagccttaaaagtttgcaaacacttaagtatcaataacattgaataagaaaaataaaatatactaaaaaaaaaaaaattgagccAGCCCAGTCCAGACCCGttaagcccgaacccggacgggCCCACTAAAACCCGAAAAATTCCAGCCCACTACCAACCCGAAACCCCAGCCCACTAACCAGCCCGGAAAAATAACCGGACATGCTGTTTTTTTTTGTGTGTCCAACCCGGATTTCGCCCGTCCGGTTAACACATATACCTCGAACATTAAGAAAATacttatttatctattttcttccttctctttttttttagaTTTGTTTGTTCTTTTCCATGTTTGTTGGAACTTCATTCATCTACGTATTCAGTATGCTATGCTGCATTTCTATCTGATTGTAGGTTGTAGCAACAAAGTTTGAAATAAAATGTTTTGAACTATTTACCTAATTAGCTTAACCATACAGTACTTTTGGATAGTAATACTTTGAGGGGGAAAAAACACTTTTCACATAGTAAATTTTTTAAAGTTTTTCTTTATGAATGctttaagtttttaaagtttttaCTTTTAATAAACCATCTATAATTTATGTCATACGTGAGATTAGGAAAGAAGAGGAGAGTGATGTAATGTAAAGTGATTAATTTCAGTACTGTATAAGCGGGATTCGTGGGGAGAGATGGAGCTTACAATATCCTAAAAAATGAGATATTATCGTGGGTGTGATTGTTGAGAAGTAAGAGAGCATTTGACTTATTAGCCTCTTATGTTTGTTTGATCTTGAGTTTGGACTAATTGGATGATGATAATGTAAAGTTTGTGGTGCTTCTAagcgggcgtttggacataaagaattgtaaaattccaaaatagggaaaaaataaattttaagtgaaaatggtatttgaaatttttgtgtttggacatgaatataattttggattgtttttgaagttttgtgagtgatttgagtgaaaagtttgaaaaataattttttgaaattttttaaa is a window from the Nicotiana tomentosiformis chromosome 10, ASM39032v3, whole genome shotgun sequence genome containing:
- the LOC104086049 gene encoding uncharacterized protein isoform X2 — translated: MDFQQPHPYSSRPPQQQPPLPPPPSMVDPHHHQQRPPVPPPGSWYSNQFQYHPPPPQHSPPSSQPQQWGPPPPPPPPPFPGPSHGPYHIQQQAQAQYPPPLPPRPQSFPHGNQDRGNMNWGQQQSWENSASSNEDWAAKARAWAAANAATDYQHQHSQFTHDSRPEEQSHYYGQYTQSADQHFQDIQQPPVLPASNQHSMNPVAPPQRASFGHSQEPAFFTSGQPTYVPDMRLPYTARDGSFTGDSVASFPKQGNSSISPLVHQQEVPSSYSSIAGKEEAGNQNEPFYGSSPFGNSTQQHHAQPMPTAPNKPAVTEEHRYVMGPDLSDQPLDFAPHFNHDHSQPYFVRADSGGTVGVADPVSAMPSNYAWPSSAAPGAAYSPLPPLPPMGSQVDPTVIGASPVTEHTGPFFGRVQSSSFNPTVPSVGAHFSVGAGAALHPPAAFPADAYGISDRPKKAAVPNWLREEIIKKKAVITTSAPDVQKEDSQSIEDEGVDKSYRKSDQADSKSIDSSRSTEEEDDDEVEVEAARTAAMNQEIKRVLTEVLLKVTDELFDEIATRVLSEEDLTVDVEQQAGASSQKVSASVQPVTTPKASAKVLIPPKLKDAHSVDASEKSTSSSPGDLLGLASYASDDEDDNEIQSSDKQKPKEHANGRSHEESEKHDRSPVNLEKNPREMSPNVGTVRNVAVSSKLTDDRTTRYSAHEDAGGSFKTESRVPEDKMLGEKDVKTENPSETLDLKRTKVDNYRSEDKRDKSDKSGKREVRKGSGTNDNGIDITSSKDRKTEKEGNRRNHEEGHVRKEKVDDLDGSKDRVKEKSRKSGEKAKESDSRKRPSPSNVKEERKETERYSRAGVATDNGRKRERTKDEKREKSRHKEERVSSRHKRHRSSSIDSRGKESKDNSVSHANDSSDESLDDSRRKVHANRHRSPSPVRSRKRHVSRSPHSKHSQRKHSPYPASERIRGRRSRSRSRSPVHRKR
- the LOC104086049 gene encoding uncharacterized protein isoform X3, which gives rise to MDFQQPHPYSSRPPQQQPPLPPPPSMVDPHHHQQRPPVPPPGSWYSNQFQYHPPPPQHSPPSSQPQQWGPPPPPPPPPFPGPSHGPYHIQQQAQAQYPPPLPPRPQSFPHGNQDRGNMNWGQQQSWENSVASSNEDWAAKARAWAAANAATDYQHQHSQFTHDSRPEEQSHYYGQYTQSADQHFQDIQQPPVLPASNQHSMNPVAPPQRASFGHSQEPAFFTSGQPTYVPDMRLPYTARDGSFTGDSVASFPKQGNSSISPLVHQQEVPSSYSSIAGKEEAGNQNEPFYGSSPFGNSTQQHHAQPMPTAPNKPAVTEEHRYVMGPDLSDQPLDFAPHFNHDHSQPYFVRADSGGTVGVADPVSAMPSNYAWPSSAAPGAAYSPLPPLPPMGSQVDPTVIGASPVTEHTGPFFGRVQSSSFNPTVPSVGAHFSVGAGAALHPPAAFPADAYGISDRPKKAAVPNWLREEIIKKKAVITTSAPDVQKEDSQSIEDEGVDKSYRKSDQADSKSIDSSRSTEEEDDDEVEVEAARTAAMNQEIKRVLTEVLLKVTDELFDEIATRVLSEEDLTVDVEQQAGASSQKVSASVQPVTTPKASAKVLIPPKLKDAHSVDASEKSTSSSPGDLLGLASYASDDEDDNEIQSSDKQKPKEHANGRSHEESEKHDRSPVNLEKNPREMSPNVGTVRNVAVSSKLTDDRTTRYSAHEDAGGSFKTESRVPEDKMLGEKDVKTENPSETLDLKRTKVDNYRSEDKRDKSDKSGKREVRKGSGTNDNGIDITSSKDRKTEKEGNRRNHEEGHVRKEKVDDLDGSKDRVKEKSRKSGEKAKESDSRKRPSPSNVKEERKETERYSRAGVATDNGRKRERTKDEKREKSRHKEERVSSRHKRHRSSSIDSRGKESKDNSVSHANDSSDESLDDSRRKVHANRHRSPSPVRSRKRGRRSRSRSRSPVHRKR